Proteins encoded by one window of Lates calcarifer isolate ASB-BC8 linkage group LG5, TLL_Latcal_v3, whole genome shotgun sequence:
- the ufsp2 gene encoding LOW QUALITY PROTEIN: ufm1-specific protease 2 (The sequence of the model RefSeq protein was modified relative to this genomic sequence to represent the inferred CDS: deleted 2 bases in 2 codons), with the protein MVFVDSHPSYTGTILRVRGPLELKCRLDSTEVSQIQKVISGTFETLRSQVKSESCVLTVCDSPVVIWPNKGVKATPDEITPDTLCEEIHQWIQTDEQESFGKKSGKKKSKKGSAVSVINLRLMMEVSRPGPLPAPILSKTVQKSHFLSTTLPMDCVVETSCNSTIKDACERLVEALAHQLCEMEKVTLQHMKGTSLLVPEPFHFLLPEPAGLVTVVYPAGVPDSQLETQRKELHQQFELPDDRPYFRRANAYHFPNEPYRDGYLRNPHLVLTHPTLDDGKVYLVQGIYSYHHYMQDRMDDNGWGCAYRSLQTICSWFQQQGYVERPVPTHREIQQALVDVGDKQPSFVGSRQWIGSIEVQAVLNQLLGVTSKIMFVSQGSELASKGRELANHFLTEGTPVMIGGGVLAHTILGVAWSETTGQIRYLILDPHYTGAEDLQVITDKGWCGWKGPDFWDQTAYYNLCLPQRPKMT; encoded by the exons ATG GTTTTTGTTGACTCACATCCCTCCTACACTGGGACCATCCTCCGTGTTAGAGGGCCGCTGGAGCTCAAATGTCGGTTGGACAGCACAGAGG tgtcacagaTACAGAAGGTGATCTCAGGAACATTTGAGACCCTCCGCTCTCAGGTGAAATCTGAATCCTGTGTTCTCACAGTCTGTGACAGTCCTGTTGTTATTTGGCCAAACAAAGGTGTTAAAGCAACACCCGACGAAATAACTCCAGACACACTGTGTGAAGAGATACATCAGTGGATACA GACAGATGAACAGGAGAGCTTTGGCAAGAAAtctgggaaaaagaaaagcaaaaaaggtTCAGCAGTG AGTGTCATAAACCTTCGCCTGATGATGGAGGTGTCAAGGCCCGGCCCACTCCCAGCTCCTATCCTCAGCAAAACAGTCCAGAAATCCCACTTCCTGTCTACAACTCTTCCCATGGACTGTGTTGTC GAAACCAGCTGCAACAGCACAATCAAAGA TGCCTGTGAGCGCCTGGTGGAGGCGCTAGCTCATCAGCTGTGTGAGATGGAGAAAGTGACCTTGCAGCACATGAAAGGGACTTCACTGCTGGTCCCTGAGCCGTTCCACTTTCTGCTTCCAGAGCCAGCAGGACTAGTGACCGTGGTTTACCCAGCAGGAGTGCCTGACAGCCAACTAGAGACGCAGCGTAAG GAGTTGCATCAACAGTTTGAGCTACCAGATGACAGGCCTTATTTTAGAAGAGCCAATGCATACCACTTTCCCAATGAGCCCTACAGAGACGGTTATCTCCGAAACCCTCATCTGGTCCTCACACATCCCACCCTGGACGATGGCAAG GTGTACTTGGTCCAAGGGATCTACAGCTATCACCACTACATGCAGGACCGTATGGATGACAATGGCTGGGGCTGCGCTTATCGCTCCCTGCAGACCATCTGCTCCTGGTTCCAGCAACAAGGCTACGTAGAGCGGCCTGTGCCCACTCACAGAGAGATCCAGCAG GCTTTAGTGGACGTTGGAGACAAGCAGCCATCGTTTGTGGGATCACGCCAGTGGATCGGATCCATTGAGGTTCAGGCTGTTCTGAACCAGCTGCTTGGGGTCACGTCCAAGATCATGTTTGTGAG TCAGGGGTCTGAGCTGGCGTCTAAAGGCAGAGAACTGGCCAACCACTTCCTTACTGAGGGAACTCCTGTCATGATTG GAGGGGGAGTTTTAGCTCATACTATTCTGGGTGTA GCGTGGAGTGAGACCACCGGGCAGATCCGCTATCTCATACTAGATCCACATTACACAGGAGCAGAGGACCTGCAGGTTATCACAGACAAG GGCTGGTGTGGCTGGAAAGGACCAGATTTTTGGGATCAGACTGCGTATTATAATCTCTGTCTGCCTCAGAGGCCAAAGATGACCTGA